The DNA window GGTTTGTACGCAACCATGGCCTGGGCGGGGCCATCGTGTGGACCATCAATGAGGGATACTTGCCCGACCGACCTGTCGGACAGCGGAGCCCGCTGTTGCGCGCGCTCCACGAAGCATTTCTCCAGTGATGAGAGGCCACAGAGCCACATCGTTCGACACATGAAAGAGACTCATTGAGCCCAGGCCTTGGCCGTCGCTGCGCTTCCAGCGCTGGACACGGGGTCACTTGCGAGGGAAACCTTCGCGCTGCTCCATTGGGTTTCCGAGGATGAAGAACATGCCGCCGCTCCTCCGCTCTCGTCAGGTACGGATCGGTGCTTCGGTGACGGCTGTCGCCATGGCCCTCGTGGGGTTCATCCCCCTCTTCGGCGGGCCAGGGTACGAGAGCGCCCTGGCTGCAGGGCTCTTGGTGCCGAGCATTGCAGCCATCGTCGCTGCGCTCGAGGTTGCACGCCATCGCCCATCACCTCTCGATGCTCTCGGACGCGGCGTCGCCATAGGTCTGGTGTTTGCGGTCACCATGTACCTGACGACGCTGGTGCATGGTCTTCGTATCGGATTCTGCGACCCGCTCGCGGATAGTCTGTTCATCCTCCTGGGACCAGGCTTCGGTGCGCCGCTCGGTGGCGCCTGGGGGTCGGTTGCGGCGGAGATCGCGGCGAGATTTCGTCGACAGCGTCTGGCGGCTATCCTGTTCGCACTTGCAGGCCCCATCGCTTCGATTGCGGTGTCGCTGGCGCGCTTCCTTACGAGCCCCATCATTTTTGCCTACGACCCTTTCGTGGGCTTCTTCAGCGGGACCCTTTACGACACCATCGTCTCCTACGACGGGCTCGCGACCTACCGCCTGGGGACGACGGCCACGCTGCTTGCCCTGTCGATCGTGGCGCTGCACCTGGATCGTGACGAGCGCCAGCGCCTTGTCTGCCGGTCGACGGGCCGGCCTGGGTTGCTCTGGCTCGGTGGTGCTGCGGCGCTGGCGAGCGTGACGATGACGGTGCGTGGCGACGCTCTTGGACACTGGCAAACCGCAGCTTCGATCGCGAGTGAGCTGGGGGCATCGACGATGGGAGAGCGGTGCGAGGTGATCCATCCGCGCGGAATGCGGGCTGACGACGCAAAGCGCTTCGCTCGGGACTGTGATGCCCATGTGCGTGCCGCCGAGCGCTGGCTGGGAGCATCGGCGGAGGATGATGGGACGCCGCTCCGGATCCGTGCGTACCTTTTCTCGAGCGCCGAACAGAAAGGTGCATTGATGGGGGCTGCGCGTACGTACATCGCCAAGCCCTGGCGTCACGAGATTTACTTGCAGGAGAGCAGTTACCCTCATCCAGCTCTTGGTCACGAGATCATGCATGTCATGGCCGGCGCTTTCGCGCGCGGGCCCTTCAGGATCGCGGGAGCGTGGGGGGGGCTCCTGCCGGATCCTGGTCTGATCGAAGGAATTGCCGTGGCCGGCTCTCCACGGGAGGGTGACCTGTCGCCTTCCGAGTGGGCCAAAGCGATGAAGGAACTCGGCCTGCTCCCCCGGCTCAAGCGCCTCTTCGCGCTCGGGTTCCTCGCGGTGAACTCGTCCACCGCCTATACGGTGAGTGGGGCGTTCGTGGAGTACGTACATCAGCAGTACGGGGCGGAGGTGGTGCGCTCGTGGTACGGAGGTCGCTCCTTGCCCGAGAGCACCGGGGCATCGTGGGAGGAGATGGAGCGCGCCTGGCATGCGCAACTCGACGCCTTGGTCCTTTCGGAGGCCGCTCGCGTGCAGGCGCAGGCTCGCTTCGACAAACCCGCGATCTTCGGGCGGCGCTGCCCGCGTGTCGTGGATGCTTGTCGGAGGCAGGCTGAGCGTCTCAAGGCACGTGGCGATTTCATCGGTGCGAAGGAGCAACTCCACAAGGTCATGATGCTCGATGAGAGCCCTGCAGCCCGGATCGACATGGCAAAGCTGGAGCTTTCGGCCGGCAAAACAGCGGATGGACTCGCATTGCTCGAGCAGGTGAGCGCGACCGATGCGGTTCCTCGCCACCTTCGCGATCGGGCCCTCGAGGAAATCGGTGATGTCGCGCTCCTGCTGGAGGATGGAGAGCGAGCCGCCACTCTATTTCGTGACGTGGCATCCAGGCTGGTGGATGAGGATCGTCTCCGGACGCTCGACGTGAAAGTCCACGCAACTACAGATGCGCGAGCGCGAGCGGCGATTGTGGAGTTGCTGGTGGGGACCCGCTCGATGGCACCCGATCCCGTCCGCGCCGCAGAACTGCTCGGTGCATGGGCTGCGACGCAACCTGACGAAGGGCTTCCTGACTACCTCCTCGGCCGCCGCTCTGTGGGGGACGGTCGCTTCGACGACGCCGTCCAGCAGCTCGATCATGCGCTCGCAGTCGAGCTCTCTCTTTCCCGGGTTCGCGCAGAAGCCGCCAGATTGCGCCTGGTGGTGGGATGCGCCCTCGGCGATCGGGCTGCTGCGCGCCGTGCCATGGCGCTCTACGAGCAGAGCGCGCCTCCGCCGGCGCGGCTCGATGCCGCACGGAGGCTGCTGGAGCGATGCAGCCTGGAAGACTGAAGCGAGCCGGCATGGTGGCGCGGCAAGGGCTTGCTGTTCTTTGGTGTCATGAACGATGATGCTTCTCGCGAGAGCGTTCGAGCGTGAGTACAACCGAAAGACCAGCCCATATCGCGCTGTTGAACGCGGCCCTCAGGGTTGCTGTCCGGCATTCTGACCTTCTGGGGCCGCACGCGTTTCAGGAACTGACCGAGGCGCTCGCTCCGTTCATCCCGTTCACCCTCCTGGGGCTAGTCGCTCCAGAGGGCGCTGGGTGGACGAGCGTTTGGGGTAAAGCACCTGGGAGCCAGGCCTCCACTCCGACACCTTCTGCGCATCCTCGGCTGTTTCAGCAGATTCAAGAGCATGTCTTCGCCGCTGGGGGCGTCTTGCCTCGAGAGTTGCAGGAGCCATGCGACATTGCGCCAGAGGATGCTGCGAGCGACGCCGGGCTCCGAGCTCATCTCGCCATTGCAGTGTGTGGCCCTCGCAAATCCGATCTCGTCCGGCCCATTCTAGCGGCCTTGGTACTCGTCCATGATGCGCGCGGAGCCATCCGCGAAGCTCACGCCGCTCCGCTGCACGACTTGGCCGAGATGCTCGGTGAGAGCATCCAGCACCATTTGCGCGTCGAGGACAGCACCTCACGGCAGTCTCAGAAGAGTGCTGAGCGACATCTCGGGGCGAGCCTGCTCGAGCCGATGTTGCAGAGCGGCGCACCTCTCCTCATGTTTCGCCTCGATACAGTGGCCGGACGGCTGATCGACATCAGCCCCTCCCTCGAAACCCTGCTGGGATATTCACGAGAGGAAGCGATTGCGACGCCTGATTTTTTGCGTGTAATTCAGTTCGACGCTGCCAATCTCGACGCATTCGATCCGTCGAGTGCCCAGGCTTCCCGAGGTCCCGGAACACCATGCCGTGACGTAGGGTTGAGGCATCGAGATGGTCACACCGTTACATTCCGGGGGGCCATTCGCCCCGTGTCCTCGGAAGAGGGGGCGTTCGTGGGGGTCGAGGGCGTCTTCGTTGACGTCAGCGCGGAGGGTTGGCTGCGCCAGCGCCTCGGCCAAGCGGACAAACTCTCTACCTTGGGGTTGCTGGCGGCTGGCGTAGCGCACGAGATCAACAACCCGGCAGCGTTCATCATGCTCGGGTTGGGGGTGCTGGAGCGCACGTTGAAGGGGAGAGATGTCCGGATGGAGGGGACCGCCGCTTCCACGGTCGCCGACCTTTTACAAGAACTGCGCGAGTCCATTCAGCGCATTGCAAGCATTGCGGACGATCTTCGATCCTTCACAAAGCAATCGTCGACCGAGCCGAACAAGCTGGTGCTCGTCGACGTCAATCGAAGTCTCGAGTCCGCCCTGAATCTGACCCGTGGTCGGATCGTGGATCGCGCACAGCTGGAGGTGCGGCTATCTGACGTCCCCCTCGTGCAAATGGCGGAAGGGCGTCTGGGGCAAATCGCCGTCAACCTGCTGGTCCAGGCGGCCCAGTCGATTCCCAGATCCGGATCAAAGCAGCGCACACGCGACCATGTGATTGCCGTGGCGTCTCGCAGCGACGACCAGACGGTCGACATCGAGATGAGCACCACAGGGAGCACAATCCCGGCAGCGAAGCTCCCGCATATCTGGGACGCACTCGCACCAGGCAATTGGCCTGACGCCGGCAACACCCTGAATCTATCGAGCTGCCGAGAGAGTGTGGAGCAGGCTGGAGGCACCCTCCGCGTGGAGAGCCCGATCTTTGCGGGAGGCCCCGAACGCGAGCCCTATGGCACACGATTCGTCCTTTCTATGCCCGCTGTAGGTGCCCAGATCAAGCCCAGCGAGGTGGCCGCGACAGTGATGCCTGCGGCGCGTTCCTCGCGTGCGCGACTGCTCATCGTGGAAGATGAGGCCCCTCTGGGGCGCGCCCTGTCCGATCATCTCGGACGCGTTCACGAGGTGACGCTTGCATCGAGTGCAGATGATGCGCTCAGGCTCCTGGCGGAGGGGAGACATTACGACGTCGTGATGTGCGACCTCCGCATGCCGGGCATGTCGGGCGAGGCCTTCTACGCACACATCGCCGAGTCGGACCCCGAGCTCGCCCGCGGCCTCATCTTCATGACCGGAGTGGGCTTTGGAGAAGACGTGG is part of the Chondromyces crocatus genome and encodes:
- a CDS encoding tetratricopeptide repeat protein, yielding MPPLLRSRQVRIGASVTAVAMALVGFIPLFGGPGYESALAAGLLVPSIAAIVAALEVARHRPSPLDALGRGVAIGLVFAVTMYLTTLVHGLRIGFCDPLADSLFILLGPGFGAPLGGAWGSVAAEIAARFRRQRLAAILFALAGPIASIAVSLARFLTSPIIFAYDPFVGFFSGTLYDTIVSYDGLATYRLGTTATLLALSIVALHLDRDERQRLVCRSTGRPGLLWLGGAAALASVTMTVRGDALGHWQTAASIASELGASTMGERCEVIHPRGMRADDAKRFARDCDAHVRAAERWLGASAEDDGTPLRIRAYLFSSAEQKGALMGAARTYIAKPWRHEIYLQESSYPHPALGHEIMHVMAGAFARGPFRIAGAWGGLLPDPGLIEGIAVAGSPREGDLSPSEWAKAMKELGLLPRLKRLFALGFLAVNSSTAYTVSGAFVEYVHQQYGAEVVRSWYGGRSLPESTGASWEEMERAWHAQLDALVLSEAARVQAQARFDKPAIFGRRCPRVVDACRRQAERLKARGDFIGAKEQLHKVMMLDESPAARIDMAKLELSAGKTADGLALLEQVSATDAVPRHLRDRALEEIGDVALLLEDGERAATLFRDVASRLVDEDRLRTLDVKVHATTDARARAAIVELLVGTRSMAPDPVRAAELLGAWAATQPDEGLPDYLLGRRSVGDGRFDDAVQQLDHALAVELSLSRVRAEAARLRLVVGCALGDRAAARRAMALYEQSAPPPARLDAARRLLERCSLED
- a CDS encoding response regulator; protein product: MVLVHDARGAIREAHAAPLHDLAEMLGESIQHHLRVEDSTSRQSQKSAERHLGASLLEPMLQSGAPLLMFRLDTVAGRLIDISPSLETLLGYSREEAIATPDFLRVIQFDAANLDAFDPSSAQASRGPGTPCRDVGLRHRDGHTVTFRGAIRPVSSEEGAFVGVEGVFVDVSAEGWLRQRLGQADKLSTLGLLAAGVAHEINNPAAFIMLGLGVLERTLKGRDVRMEGTAASTVADLLQELRESIQRIASIADDLRSFTKQSSTEPNKLVLVDVNRSLESALNLTRGRIVDRAQLEVRLSDVPLVQMAEGRLGQIAVNLLVQAAQSIPRSGSKQRTRDHVIAVASRSDDQTVDIEMSTTGSTIPAAKLPHIWDALAPGNWPDAGNTLNLSSCRESVEQAGGTLRVESPIFAGGPEREPYGTRFVLSMPAVGAQIKPSEVAATVMPAARSSRARLLIVEDEAPLGRALSDHLGRVHEVTLASSADDALRLLAEGRHYDVVMCDLRMPGMSGEAFYAHIAESDPELARGLIFMTGVGFGEDVERFLATCGRPLLEKPFTADQALQAIAEVSARRGR